The following are from one region of the Novosphingobium humi genome:
- a CDS encoding DUF2490 domain-containing protein translates to MQRNTFHAMAVGAAKALLAMASISPAAAMASDAQHWEIVTLTGNLGDGWRASAENITRFSQARGFYELEQNLMLGHEIGDKGGPLGMVFYLGYTHDPQYAHGNFTIMEHRFRQQLSFDRLLTMGPVRFSGRIRVEQRWREGLAGTGWRLRPYIKAAMPVVGKVMLVAAHESFIDANSNGFQRLGGEERMRNSLGFNMPLNRRVNLELGYLNQHGFVPGGKDTNDNAATLELKASF, encoded by the coding sequence GTGCAGCGCAACACATTTCATGCCATGGCCGTGGGGGCGGCCAAGGCGCTTTTGGCCATGGCGTCCATCTCGCCGGCGGCCGCCATGGCCAGCGACGCCCAGCATTGGGAAATCGTCACGCTGACCGGCAATCTGGGCGATGGCTGGCGCGCCTCGGCGGAAAACATCACCCGCTTCAGCCAGGCGCGCGGCTTTTACGAGCTGGAACAGAACCTGATGCTGGGCCACGAGATCGGCGACAAGGGCGGACCGCTCGGGATGGTGTTTTATCTGGGCTATACCCATGACCCGCAATATGCCCATGGCAATTTCACCATCATGGAGCATCGCTTTCGCCAGCAATTGAGCTTTGACCGCCTGCTGACGATGGGCCCTGTGCGGTTTTCGGGCCGCATCCGGGTCGAGCAGCGCTGGCGCGAGGGGCTGGCCGGGACGGGGTGGCGCCTGCGGCCCTATATCAAGGCCGCGATGCCGGTGGTGGGCAAGGTGATGCTGGTGGCCGCCCACGAGAGCTTTATCGATGCCAACAGCAACGGTTTCCAGCGGCTGGGCGGCGAGGAGCGGATGCGCAATTCGCTCGGCTTCAACATGCCGCTCAATCGGCGGGTGAATCTGGAACTGGGCTATCTGAACCAGCATGGCTTTGTGCCGGGCGGCAAGGATACCAATGACAATGCCGCCACGCTGGAACTCAAGGCCAGCTTTTGA
- a CDS encoding ammonium transporter, whose protein sequence is MRHRPTGLWAKHRRSLMAAALLCPTPALAQTATPLASGANAADTVWILISSALVLLMCLPGLSLFYGGLVRAKNFLSVMVQVGVITAVASLLWVLVGYALAFGPVGNGWIGGLSGLGLAHLAPVRSGTTLPENTFALFQLCFAAITPALMAGAWVDRARFGWVAAFCGLWGLAVYAPVAHWIWGGGWMSTGYGTLDFAGGIVVHTTAGVSALVAAWVLGARTGFPKTLMLPHSPALTMLGAGLLWVGWFGFNGGSALTGSAAAASAILNTHTAACAAALVWIGIEAAHVGKPTSVGFATGAVAGLATVTPAAGMIAPGAAAVFGLAGACVCYAMIQLVKQRWKIDDSLDVFAVHGVGGMIGSLGLAVAMSPSLGGTGYAAGGSMGHQLVAQAVGVGVTAAWSAVISYVLAVGLGKIMPMRATEDDEREGLDITSHGERAWELD, encoded by the coding sequence ATGCGCCATCGGCCAACCGGCCTTTGGGCAAAGCATCGTCGCAGCCTTATGGCGGCTGCCTTGCTGTGCCCCACCCCTGCTTTGGCCCAGACCGCAACCCCATTGGCGAGCGGCGCGAATGCCGCCGATACGGTATGGATCCTGATCTCCAGCGCGTTGGTGCTGCTGATGTGCCTGCCGGGCCTGTCGCTGTTCTATGGCGGTCTGGTGCGGGCCAAGAATTTCCTGTCGGTGATGGTGCAGGTCGGCGTGATCACGGCGGTGGCCTCGCTGCTCTGGGTGTTGGTCGGCTATGCGCTGGCGTTCGGGCCGGTGGGCAATGGCTGGATCGGGGGCCTTTCGGGCCTTGGTCTGGCGCATCTGGCCCCGGTGCGGTCCGGCACGACGCTGCCGGAAAACACCTTTGCCCTGTTCCAACTCTGCTTTGCCGCGATCACACCCGCGCTGATGGCGGGCGCCTGGGTTGACCGGGCACGTTTCGGCTGGGTGGCGGCTTTCTGCGGCCTGTGGGGGCTGGCCGTCTATGCCCCGGTGGCGCACTGGATCTGGGGCGGCGGCTGGATGAGCACCGGCTATGGCACGCTCGATTTTGCAGGCGGCATTGTCGTCCACACCACGGCGGGCGTTTCGGCGCTGGTGGCGGCATGGGTGCTGGGCGCGCGGACGGGTTTTCCCAAGACGCTGATGCTGCCCCATTCGCCTGCGCTGACGATGCTGGGCGCGGGGCTGCTCTGGGTCGGCTGGTTCGGCTTTAACGGCGGCAGCGCGCTGACCGGCAGCGCGGCGGCGGCCAGCGCGATTTTGAACACCCATACGGCGGCCTGCGCGGCGGCGCTGGTGTGGATCGGCATCGAAGCGGCCCATGTGGGCAAGCCGACCAGCGTGGGCTTTGCCACCGGCGCGGTGGCGGGTCTGGCCACGGTGACGCCTGCGGCCGGGATGATCGCGCCGGGCGCGGCGGCGGTGTTTGGTCTGGCGGGCGCCTGCGTGTGCTATGCGATGATCCAACTGGTCAAGCAGCGCTGGAAGATCGACGACTCGCTCGACGTGTTCGCGGTGCATGGCGTGGGCGGGATGATCGGCTCGCTCGGCCTTGCCGTGGCGATGAGCCCCTCGCTGGGCGGCACGGGATATGCCGCGGGCGGCAGCATGGGCCATCAATTGGTGGCGCAGGCCGTGGGCGTGGGCGTGACGGCGGCTTGGTCGGCGGTGATTTCCTATGTTCTGGCCGTGGGTCTGGGCAAGATCATGCCGATGCGCGCCACCGAGGATGACGAGCGCGAGGGCCTCGACATCACCTCGCATGGCGAGCGGGCATGGGAACTGG
- a CDS encoding GreA/GreB family elongation factor has protein sequence MAALRARYDHLLGTERPAIVEIVSWAAGNGDRSENGDYLYGRKRMREIDRELAHLARRMKACRVVDPARQEDRSRVWFGASVEIADEDDNRKHLTFVGDDEQDASKGLIGWSAPIARALRGAALGDLRRVALPGGEKEWEVMVITYPAAP, from the coding sequence ATGGCGGCGCTGCGCGCGCGCTATGATCATCTGCTGGGCACCGAACGTCCGGCGATTGTCGAGATCGTCAGTTGGGCGGCGGGCAACGGCGACCGCAGCGAGAACGGCGACTATCTCTATGGCCGCAAACGGATGCGCGAGATCGACCGCGAACTGGCCCATTTGGCCCGCCGCATGAAGGCATGCCGGGTGGTCGACCCGGCGCGGCAGGAGGACCGCAGCCGGGTCTGGTTCGGCGCCAGTGTGGAAATCGCCGACGAGGATGACAATCGCAAACACCTGACCTTTGTGGGCGATGATGAGCAGGATGCCAGCAAGGGGCTGATCGGATGGTCGGCGCCGATTGCGCGGGCGCTGCGCGGGGCGGCATTGGGCGATTTGCGCCGCGTGGCCCTGCCGGGCGGCGAAAAGGAGTGGGAAGTGATGGTGATAACCTATCCTGCGGCCCCATAA
- a CDS encoding DinB family protein, translating into MLQTYLAYGQWANRIVMNRLSDLPDALLDAPQPVVFGSIRRTYHHMLVIAQVWQAHLLGRAHGHTSRDPGHPPPMARIGAELAALDAWFLDYGAELDADARAQMVPFTFIGGGDGAMTREAILMHVVNHATYHRGHIVAMLNGAGISMANSDMPVFLTAPA; encoded by the coding sequence ATGCTGCAAACCTATCTTGCCTATGGCCAATGGGCCAACCGGATTGTCATGAATCGCCTGTCAGACCTGCCGGATGCGTTGCTTGATGCGCCGCAGCCGGTGGTGTTCGGTTCGATCCGGCGGACCTATCACCATATGCTGGTGATCGCGCAGGTGTGGCAGGCCCATCTGCTGGGCCGCGCCCATGGCCATACCAGCCGCGACCCCGGCCATCCGCCGCCCATGGCGCGGATCGGCGCGGAGTTGGCCGCTCTGGACGCATGGTTCCTCGATTATGGCGCCGAGCTGGACGCCGATGCGCGGGCGCAGATGGTGCCTTTCACCTTCATCGGCGGCGGGGATGGCGCGATGACGCGTGAGGCCATCCTGATGCATGTGGTCAACCATGCCACCTATCACCGGGGCCATATCGTCGCCATGCTGAACGGCGCGGGGATCAGCATGGCGAACAGCGATATGCCGGTGTTCCTTACTGCCCCGGCCTGA